The genomic segment CTGCTTTGTCTCCGGCACTACATATATGACCACAATATCCGCAGTACCGCCGGCACCACAGGCGGAGGCCTGAGCCGCGGGCGATGCTCTTTCTCCGCCGAAAGCCGAAGGAAGGCCGAGCGGCTCTGGATGAGTTCCTGGCCGCATGGGAGAAGCTCGAGGCCTTCGATCCAAGAGAACGTCGCGACCCGGCCGGGCGGCTGGCCGACTTTCTGAATACCATCCCGCCGAATGTCGAGAACGGCAAGCGACTGTTGGCCGAGGCGGGCGGGCAGGGAACGAGCAGCAGCGTCGACTATCTAATGGATGTCGTCAGTCGGCTCCCGGTGGTGCCTTCCGGCCGCGAGCAGCTCCCTGCCGAACCGGATGTCCCATGGGAGAAGCTTGAGTCAGAGGCAGGACCCATCGCCAGGGTAGTGAACCGATTCCGGGTTCAGGAGCTGGCGGCAGTCAGCGGCCCGGGACGGGAGCGCGTCGACCGTCTGCGAAACCGCGTCCGCGAAATCGGACGGTGGGCGGACCCGACTGAGTATGCCGGGGCGATGCAGGAGCTGGAGGCAGCGGTCGCCGAGCTGGACCGCACGCTGGCGGAGCACGACAAGGCTCATCCCGAGTTCCGGCAGTATCTGAATCAGCTGAGCCAGTTGGGCGGATTGAGGGATGCAGGATTCAAGGCCCTCGTGGCAGTGGCGCCGCCCGAAGGACTGGCCGTGATTGTCGAGGCGCTGAGCGACCCGAAGCCTGAGCGAGTCCAGCTCGCGCTCGACGTGCTGCTCGCCCGAGGCTGGCAGCCCACCACCATTGACGAGAAGCTCGACTGGCTCTGCGCCCAGGCTAGGCGACCGGACCTTCGCGCCAAGGCACTGGCCGAGCTGTCGAAGCTCGTCGTCCAGACCACCGACCCGGTATTGCTGGTTGATGTTATCGAGCCCAGGTTCGCGCGCGAGGGACTGACCGACCTGCAGGAGGAAGGGCTGCCCGACCTCAGGGCCGGTTTGCTCGAGCACATCGCCGCTTTGGGCGGCGAACGCGCCGCTTCGAGGCTGGTCGCGGTGCTCGAGTCGCATACGGAGCCGCCGAGCCTGAAGGTGACGGTCATCCGCCTGCTGGCCAGGTCAAACGCGCCGGAGTCAGTCAGGCTTCTGACCGATGCCATGAGCAGCGTTGAGACCGAAGTGCGGACCGCCGCGACCCAGGCGCTGGCCGAAGTCCGGACCGAGCCGGGAACGCCGGACAGGGCCGCAGTGCTTGACCGGCTGGTATTCGCGCTGCGCGACGGAGAGCCGGTTGTCCGCGACGCCGCGGTCGAATCACTTAGAAAGTACCCGGACGCGACCGGACAATTGGTGCAGACGCTGCTTGAAGACCGGAATCCGGCCGCGCGCGAGT from the bacterium genome contains:
- a CDS encoding HEAT repeat domain-containing protein, coding for MLFLRRKPKEGRAALDEFLAAWEKLEAFDPRERRDPAGRLADFLNTIPPNVENGKRLLAEAGGQGTSSSVDYLMDVVSRLPVVPSGREQLPAEPDVPWEKLESEAGPIARVVNRFRVQELAAVSGPGRERVDRLRNRVREIGRWADPTEYAGAMQELEAAVAELDRTLAEHDKAHPEFRQYLNQLSQLGGLRDAGFKALVAVAPPEGLAVIVEALSDPKPERVQLALDVLLARGWQPTTIDEKLDWLCAQARRPDLRAKALAELSKLVVQTTDPVLLVDVIEPRFAREGLTDLQEEGLPDLRAGLLEHIAALGGERAASRLVAVLESHTEPPSLKVTVIRLLARSNAPESVRLLTDAMSSVETEVRTAATQALAEVRTEPGTPDRAAVLDRLVFALRDGEPVVRDAAVESLRKYPDATGQLVQTLLEDRNPAARESAARTFASGLSPDAAATDALTRALSDEDAAVRRAAAEALASQSRMPSDPEGKLRYLAARQDWRGVRQAGRAAIPQLVPLLKDRDETVRLEVVKVLGSLRERAVASEVSHLLSDASQEVRRQAAVALAALGDSSQAAALRTAMAKEGFEEVRKEMESAIRRLEKA